One window of the Trifolium pratense cultivar HEN17-A07 linkage group LG2, ARS_RC_1.1, whole genome shotgun sequence genome contains the following:
- the LOC123905161 gene encoding putative F-box/LRR-repeat protein 23, producing MRNRKNQSFQLHEWLKASEPDLTENIILQRQAMPNWVDLPRDLTENILQRLGTVEILMSASRVCSLWWNICKDPLMWRTILIHHILSLPYKYRHQLNNICYTAIERSCNHLQDIDIQLVVTNDLLKCIANNGSHLRSMRLDLCYAISDEGFSEAVRKLPLLEKVEISMTNLTKVSLETLGRSCPLLKSLKYDTELYVSSGQPCDDLAFVIAETMSGLNHLVIDGDNLTNVGLLAILDKCPLLKSLHIKRCEHLELSDETLEKRCTNQIIDLQLNRYDDQDQDDHYSSGYYTDN from the exons atgCGTAACAGAAAAAATCAATCGTTTCAATTGCATGAGTGGCTGAAGGCAAGCGAGCCAGATTTGACAGAAAACATCATCCTTCAAAGGCAAGCGATGCCAAATTGGGTTGATCTTCCAAGAGATTTGACAGAAAACATCCTTCAAAGGCTTGGTACGGTTGAAATTTTGATGAGTGCAAGCCGAGTGTGTTCTCTATGGTGGAATATTTGCAAGGATCCTTTAATGTGGCGTACTATTCTCATCCATCACATACTATCTTTACCCTATAAGTATCGTCATCAATTGAATAATATTTGTTACACTGCTATTGAACGAAGTTGCAATCATCTCCAAGACATTGATATTCAACTTGTCGTCACCAACGATCTTCTTAAATGCATAGCCAATAA TGGCAGCCACCTACGTAGCATGAGGCTTGACCTTTGCTATGCAATTTCTGATGAAGGATTTAGCGAAGCGGTGAGAAAGCTTCCTCTGTTAGAAAAGGTTGAGATTTCAATGACCAATTTAACTAAGGTATCTCTTGAAACCCTTGGCCGGTCGTGTCCTCTTTTGAAATCGCTTAAATATGACACAGAATTATATGTTTCTTCTGGACAACCTTGTGATGATTTGGCGTTTGTTATTGCTGAAACCATGTCTGGTCTAAACCATCTTGTTATCGATGGAGACAACCTAACTAATGTTGGTTTGCTTGCCATTCTTGATAAATGCCCTCTTCTTAAATCTCTTCACATTAAACGGTGTGAGCATCTTGAATTGAGTGATGAAACTTTGGAGAAAAGGTGCACCAATCAGATCATTGATTTGCAACTGAATAGATATGATGACCAAGACCAAGACGACCACTATTCTTCTGGTTATTATACTgataactag
- the LOC123905160 gene encoding putative F-box/LRR-repeat protein 23, whose protein sequence is MSGLNHLVIDGDNLTNVGLLAILDKCPLLKSLHIKRCEHLELSDETLEKRCTNQIIDLQLNRYDDQDQDDHYSSGYYTDNCSCCNTVQYDDDPSYDDDDDDPSYDDQDEYDYSTGFKLRFWSRMR, encoded by the coding sequence ATGTCTGGTCTAAACCATCTTGTTATCGATGGAGACAACCTAACTAATGTTGGTTTGCTTGCCATTCTTGATAAATGCCCTCTTCTTAAATCTCTTCACATTAAACGGTGTGAGCATCTTGAATTGAGTGATGAAACTTTGGAGAAAAGGTGCACCAATCAGATCATTGATTTGCAACTGAATAGATATGATGACCAAGACCAAGACGACCACTATTCTTCTGGTTATTATACTGATAATTGTAGCTGCTGCAATACTGTTCAGTACGATGATGATCCTTCTTATGATGACGACGATGATGATCCTTCTTATGATGACCAAGACGAATATGACTATTCTACTGGTTTTAAGTTGAGGTTCTGGTCGCGAATGCGGTAA